Proteins found in one Phycisphaerales bacterium genomic segment:
- a CDS encoding isocitrate lyase/phosphoenolpyruvate mutase family protein: protein MTTRTPGQRFRDLMNQGCVGTPGAFNGLCARAIAQAGFQACYISGAATSVSAGVPDVGLLGLEHFCRCIREAADASGLPVLADADTGFGEAEMVRRTVIEYSRAGAAGLHLEDQKFPKRCGHLDGKELVPTDHMIEKVQWAAKARTACDPHFVVCARTDARGVDGFEAAVNRAAAYTLAGADMIFPEGLANEEEFALFAKAMQRLDGPAPRGGPYLLANMTEFGKTPIIPQERFAAMGYTCVIYPVSLLRVAMGAVTRALEQLKRDGSVSGFIDQMQTRQELYALTQYKPGTPWEFPSSTHRQG, encoded by the coding sequence ATGACCACCAGGACCCCCGGCCAGCGTTTTCGCGACCTCATGAACCAGGGCTGCGTGGGCACGCCCGGCGCGTTCAACGGGCTTTGCGCCCGCGCCATCGCGCAGGCGGGGTTCCAGGCGTGCTACATCTCGGGCGCGGCCACTAGCGTCTCAGCGGGCGTTCCCGACGTGGGGCTGCTCGGCCTGGAGCACTTCTGCCGGTGCATCCGCGAGGCCGCGGACGCCTCCGGGCTGCCAGTCCTCGCTGACGCGGACACGGGCTTCGGCGAGGCCGAGATGGTCCGCCGGACCGTGATCGAGTACTCCCGGGCGGGGGCCGCGGGGCTGCACCTAGAGGATCAGAAGTTCCCCAAGCGTTGCGGCCACCTTGACGGCAAGGAGCTCGTGCCGACCGACCACATGATCGAGAAGGTGCAGTGGGCGGCCAAGGCCCGCACCGCGTGCGACCCGCACTTCGTGGTCTGCGCCCGTACCGATGCCCGTGGCGTGGATGGGTTTGAGGCGGCGGTGAACCGGGCCGCGGCCTACACCCTCGCCGGGGCCGACATGATCTTCCCCGAGGGCCTCGCCAACGAGGAGGAGTTCGCGCTCTTCGCCAAAGCCATGCAGCGGCTCGACGGCCCCGCCCCGCGCGGCGGCCCCTACCTGCTGGCCAACATGACCGAGTTCGGCAAGACGCCGATCATCCCGCAGGAGCGGTTCGCGGCGATGGGCTACACCTGCGTGATCTACCCCGTGTCGCTGCTGCGCGTCGCGATGGGCGCGGTCACCCGCGCCCTAGAGCAGCTCAAGCGGGACGGCAGCGTGTCCGGCTTCATCGACCAGATGCAGACCCGCCAGGAGCTGTACGCCCTCACGCAGTACAAGCCCGGCACGCCGTGGGAGTTCCCCAGTTCCACGCACCGCCAGGGCTAA
- the gcvT gene encoding glycine cleavage system aminomethyltransferase GcvT produces MHKTPLYQFHLDQGAKMVPFAGWEMPLTYFGLTEEHHQVRTSGGFFDVSHMGRVKVAGRHARRFLERICTRKITDMVPGQCRYSLVCNEQGGVKDDVIVYRLDDDEFLVVVNASNREKLLAHFSENKGDLNFKIDDQTMSTAMVALQGPKVMDLVAKVSSEVPTLKKYRFAVKNLMIAKLIVSRTGYTGEDGVEVILPNMAVGMAMKLLLADIDMKKPGAVIRPAGLGARDTLRVEAGMPLYGHELNEEFNALSCGVDFAIAMDKDQDERGEKFIGMEALKRTQAEGGPARKLAGFFIEGKRSARQGMEIKQGGKTVGVVTSGCPSPTLGKCIAMGFLDKDLHAVGTKVEIDTGKGVLEAAVTTMPFYKAAKKV; encoded by the coding sequence GTGCACAAGACGCCGCTCTACCAGTTCCACCTCGACCAGGGCGCCAAGATGGTCCCCTTCGCCGGTTGGGAGATGCCCCTCACCTACTTCGGCCTGACCGAGGAGCACCACCAGGTCCGCACCTCCGGGGGATTCTTCGACGTCTCGCACATGGGGCGGGTCAAGGTCGCCGGGCGTCACGCCCGCCGGTTCCTGGAGCGCATCTGCACCCGCAAGATCACGGACATGGTGCCCGGCCAGTGCCGCTACTCGCTGGTGTGCAACGAGCAGGGTGGGGTGAAGGACGATGTGATCGTCTACCGCCTGGATGATGATGAGTTCCTCGTGGTGGTCAACGCCAGCAACCGCGAGAAGCTGCTCGCCCACTTCAGCGAGAACAAGGGCGACCTCAACTTCAAGATCGACGACCAGACGATGTCCACCGCGATGGTGGCCCTCCAGGGCCCCAAAGTGATGGACCTGGTCGCGAAGGTGAGCTCGGAGGTGCCGACGCTGAAGAAGTACCGCTTCGCGGTGAAGAACCTGATGATCGCGAAGTTGATCGTGAGCCGCACGGGCTATACGGGTGAGGACGGCGTCGAGGTGATCCTGCCGAACATGGCCGTGGGCATGGCGATGAAGCTGCTGCTGGCCGACATCGACATGAAGAAGCCGGGCGCGGTGATCCGCCCCGCGGGCCTGGGCGCCCGCGACACCCTCCGCGTGGAGGCGGGCATGCCGCTCTATGGGCACGAGCTCAACGAGGAGTTCAACGCCCTCTCCTGCGGCGTGGACTTCGCGATCGCGATGGACAAGGACCAGGACGAGCGCGGCGAGAAGTTCATCGGCATGGAGGCCCTCAAGCGCACGCAGGCCGAAGGGGGCCCCGCCCGCAAGCTCGCCGGGTTCTTCATCGAGGGCAAGCGCTCGGCCCGTCAGGGCATGGAGATCAAGCAGGGGGGCAAGACGGTGGGCGTCGTCACCAGCGGCTGCCCCAGCCCCACCCTGGGCAAGTGCATCGCCATGGGCTTCCTCGACAAGGACCTGCACGCCGTGGGGACAAAGGTTGAGATCGACACGGGCAAGGGCGTGCTCGAGGCGGCGGTGACCACGATGCCGTTCTACAAGGCGGCGAAGAAAGTCTGA
- the panC gene encoding pantoate--beta-alanine ligase has protein sequence MRVALNKADLARVHNEPCVFVPTMGALHEGHAALIRAGSALAKNREMPGGCVVSIFVNPTQFNERSDYERYPRDLDEDLKVCDQAGAACVFAPREDDIYPPDEKVEVPKLPAVATQPGLEDAHRPGHFAGVCQVVKRLFEIVKPTAAMFGDKDWQQLQVIKGMAKELRLPVEVLGAPTIREPDGLAMSSRNRFLSPEDREQALAISRALRQSLGAANPEAAEEVMRLVLTEFGIKPEYAVVREATTLTRPADVTPETQWRALIAARIGSVRLIDNAPWTARR, from the coding sequence GTGCGTGTAGCCCTCAATAAAGCCGACCTTGCCCGCGTTCATAACGAGCCCTGCGTCTTCGTCCCCACGATGGGAGCCCTGCACGAGGGGCACGCGGCCCTCATCCGAGCCGGGTCCGCCCTGGCAAAGAACCGGGAGATGCCCGGCGGGTGCGTTGTCAGCATCTTCGTGAACCCCACCCAGTTCAACGAACGTTCAGACTACGAGCGCTACCCGCGCGACCTGGATGAAGACCTGAAGGTTTGCGATCAGGCGGGGGCGGCGTGCGTGTTCGCCCCGCGGGAGGATGACATCTACCCGCCGGACGAGAAGGTGGAGGTCCCCAAGCTGCCGGCCGTGGCAACGCAGCCCGGGCTGGAGGATGCGCACCGGCCCGGCCACTTCGCGGGCGTGTGCCAGGTGGTCAAGCGATTGTTCGAGATTGTGAAGCCCACGGCCGCGATGTTCGGCGACAAGGACTGGCAGCAGCTGCAGGTCATCAAGGGGATGGCGAAGGAGCTGCGGCTGCCGGTGGAGGTGCTCGGGGCCCCCACTATTCGCGAGCCTGATGGGCTGGCAATGAGCAGCCGCAACCGGTTCCTCTCGCCCGAAGACCGCGAGCAGGCGCTGGCGATCTCGCGGGCGCTGCGGCAGTCGCTCGGGGCTGCGAACCCCGAGGCCGCTGAGGAGGTCATGCGGCTGGTGCTGACGGAGTTCGGCATCAAGCCTGAGTACGCCGTGGTGCGTGAAGCGACCACGCTGACCCGCCCGGCGGACGTGACGCCGGAGACGCAGTGGCGGGCGCTGATCGCCGCGCGGATCGGGTCGGTGCGGCTGATCGACAACGCGCCCTGGACGGCGCGGCGCTAG
- a CDS encoding CTP synthase, with product MPPSPSQNPGQPEPKPFQQHGSPTSSPGPKRLNLQANPERSACLADLAETSTDSEFYSPIPEGYQRGAHKYVIVLGTVMSGLGKGIFASSLAKMLKEKGLAVAPIKMEGYLNIDSGTLNPYRHGEVFVLDDGTECDMDLGTYERLLDQNLSKRNFITSGQIFGEILERERRGAYLGRDVQMIPHVTGEVKRKLRELAVRGDGTKPADVVFVEVGGTVGDYENGFYIEAMRELAFEEGPGSCCFVALTYIIEPPALGEQKSKAAQLGIKRLMEAGIQPHIIACRADHPVGEKVAQKIAMFSNVPLRRVFSLHDRESIYTIPEEMRMEGLDREILSILNLHDKVDFAQEDRHRERWTGFVRRLTAKKQRSVRIGVAGKYANLRDAYASIDKAIEHCSANLGTRVEMEFLDTTDVTDSSVETEFAGLDGVIVPGGFGTRGVEGKIACVKYCRERGLPYLGICLGFQVAVIEFARNVLGLTGASSTEFHPTAPHPVISELPEQKQIEGLGGTMRLGAQDMTVVPGTIASYLFGGKASVRERFRHRYEVDPQYIERLEAAGMVFSGKHPTRPIMQMMELRQPGSGPETPGGPVVTHPFFIGGQFHPELTSRPLRPQPMFMGLVAAAIQRKYGASIDPRDPWAADLNRWMIQAKAQAATTV from the coding sequence ATGCCCCCCTCGCCCAGCCAGAACCCCGGCCAGCCCGAGCCTAAACCCTTTCAACAACACGGTTCCCCCACCTCTTCACCGGGTCCCAAGCGGCTGAACCTTCAGGCCAACCCGGAGCGGTCCGCGTGCCTGGCCGACCTGGCCGAGACATCGACCGACAGCGAGTTCTACAGCCCGATCCCGGAGGGCTATCAGCGGGGTGCGCACAAGTACGTAATCGTGCTGGGCACGGTCATGTCCGGGCTGGGCAAAGGCATCTTCGCGAGCAGCCTGGCCAAGATGCTGAAGGAGAAGGGCCTCGCGGTCGCCCCCATCAAGATGGAGGGCTACCTCAACATCGACTCGGGCACGCTCAACCCCTACCGGCACGGCGAGGTGTTTGTCCTTGACGACGGCACCGAGTGCGACATGGACCTGGGCACGTACGAGCGGCTGCTGGACCAGAACCTCAGCAAGCGGAACTTCATCACCAGCGGGCAGATCTTCGGCGAGATCCTGGAGCGCGAGCGGCGGGGCGCGTACCTGGGGCGTGACGTGCAGATGATCCCCCACGTCACCGGCGAGGTGAAGCGGAAGCTACGCGAGCTCGCTGTGAGAGGTGACGGCACCAAGCCGGCCGACGTGGTGTTCGTCGAGGTCGGCGGCACGGTGGGCGACTACGAGAACGGGTTCTACATCGAGGCGATGCGCGAGCTGGCGTTCGAGGAGGGCCCGGGCTCGTGCTGCTTCGTGGCCCTGACGTACATCATCGAACCGCCCGCGCTGGGCGAGCAGAAGAGCAAGGCGGCGCAGCTGGGCATCAAGCGGCTGATGGAAGCGGGCATCCAGCCGCACATCATCGCGTGCCGTGCGGACCACCCCGTGGGCGAGAAGGTGGCGCAGAAGATCGCGATGTTCAGCAACGTGCCGCTGCGGCGCGTGTTCAGCCTGCACGACCGCGAGAGCATCTACACCATCCCCGAAGAGATGCGGATGGAGGGGCTCGACCGCGAGATCCTTTCGATCCTCAATCTGCACGACAAGGTGGACTTCGCCCAGGAGGACCGCCATCGTGAGCGCTGGACCGGCTTTGTGCGCCGCCTGACCGCCAAGAAGCAGCGCAGCGTCCGCATCGGCGTTGCCGGCAAGTACGCCAACCTCCGCGATGCGTACGCGTCCATCGACAAGGCCATCGAGCACTGCTCGGCCAACCTTGGAACGCGCGTGGAGATGGAGTTCCTGGACACCACCGACGTGACCGACTCCTCCGTCGAGACCGAGTTCGCGGGGCTCGACGGCGTCATCGTCCCCGGCGGGTTCGGCACCCGCGGCGTTGAGGGCAAGATCGCCTGCGTGAAGTACTGCCGTGAGCGGGGGCTGCCGTACCTGGGCATCTGCCTTGGGTTCCAGGTGGCGGTGATCGAGTTTGCCCGCAATGTGCTGGGGCTGACGGGCGCCTCATCGACCGAGTTCCACCCTACCGCGCCGCACCCGGTGATCAGCGAGCTCCCGGAGCAGAAGCAGATCGAGGGGCTGGGCGGCACGATGCGGCTGGGCGCTCAGGACATGACGGTGGTGCCGGGGACCATCGCGTCGTACCTGTTCGGCGGGAAGGCGAGCGTGCGCGAGCGGTTCCGCCACCGCTACGAGGTGGACCCGCAGTACATCGAGCGGCTGGAGGCCGCGGGCATGGTGTTCAGCGGCAAGCACCCGACGCGCCCGATCATGCAGATGATGGAGCTGCGGCAGCCGGGCAGCGGCCCCGAGACGCCAGGCGGCCCTGTCGTCACGCACCCGTTCTTCATCGGCGGGCAGTTCCACCCTGAGCTGACCAGCCGACCGCTGCGCCCGCAGCCGATGTTCATGGGTTTGGTGGCCGCGGCGATCCAGCGGAAGTACGGGGCGTCGATCGACCCGCGCGACCCGTGGGCGGCGGACCTCAACCGTTGGATGATCCAGGCGAAGGCACAGGCGGCGACGACGGTTTGA
- a CDS encoding M1 family aminopeptidase → MNARFILALALAGLSWAPAAAQTTPESDPRIDDETGRLLATWPKDRLFDHIHMRLELTFPDMGKPYLEGVETLTIAPVGAGRSRITLDCNGPSVTQALLNGDPCRFEQQGKKLVVTFPRELPRGAAADLTLQYTVDFGKNKGEGLTYSRARKDGKGLTEQSPQIHAQGEAELNSRWFPCLDHPSEKLTTELVVDVEDGYEVVSNGRLVSQEAGLPGRTKWHWRQDQSHTAYLVTLVVGRLARVDLIEADGSSPRVPMPVFTPIGTEDNIRRTFAGVPEMMRFFEERFGVPYPWDKYAQCNVRDFAAGGMENTSCTLLNARMVTMDAPEGTFDDLLSHELAHQWFGDLITCKSWDHLWIQEGWATYSEALWNAHKGSKDGEEKARAAYHKTILSLARSQQRRNRGHAPVAPAVVSNRYKNPDSVFMKSDDPYSKGAMVLHMLRQRLGDKAFFEGTTLFLRRFAYKSVETDDYRRVLEEVSGQSLERFFDQWTRRPGLPRLSVTQAWDEASGMLTLNVEQTQKIDRHNPAYAITVPVLIKLTDTDSRWLHIDMDARTASGSIKLPGKPVDLSVDPNLTVLAAVKVEKPEAMWRHEAEHGPTLAARCRAVDHLRAVDSPGAQELLARIASDANADELLKQAAADALAARD, encoded by the coding sequence ATGAACGCACGCTTCATCCTGGCCCTGGCGCTCGCCGGGCTTTCATGGGCCCCCGCCGCGGCCCAGACCACGCCCGAATCCGACCCGCGGATCGACGACGAGACCGGCCGTCTGCTGGCCACGTGGCCCAAGGACCGCCTCTTCGACCACATCCACATGCGGCTGGAGCTCACCTTCCCGGACATGGGCAAGCCGTACCTGGAGGGCGTGGAAACGCTCACGATCGCCCCGGTCGGCGCCGGCCGCTCGCGGATCACGCTGGACTGCAACGGCCCGTCGGTCACCCAGGCGCTGCTCAACGGCGACCCCTGCCGCTTCGAGCAGCAGGGCAAGAAGCTGGTGGTGACCTTTCCCCGTGAGCTGCCCAGGGGCGCGGCCGCGGACCTCACGCTCCAGTACACGGTCGACTTCGGCAAGAACAAGGGCGAGGGGCTGACCTACAGCCGCGCCCGCAAGGACGGCAAGGGGCTGACCGAGCAGTCCCCGCAGATCCACGCCCAGGGCGAGGCGGAGCTGAACAGCCGGTGGTTCCCGTGCCTGGACCACCCATCGGAGAAGCTCACGACGGAGCTGGTTGTGGACGTCGAGGATGGGTACGAGGTGGTGTCGAACGGCCGCCTGGTCTCGCAAGAGGCGGGGCTCCCCGGGCGCACGAAGTGGCACTGGCGACAGGATCAATCGCACACGGCCTACCTCGTGACGCTTGTGGTGGGGCGGCTCGCCCGCGTGGATCTCATCGAGGCTGACGGCTCCTCGCCGCGGGTGCCGATGCCGGTCTTTACGCCCATCGGCACCGAGGACAACATCCGCCGCACCTTCGCGGGTGTGCCGGAGATGATGCGTTTCTTCGAGGAGCGGTTCGGCGTGCCCTACCCCTGGGACAAGTACGCCCAGTGCAACGTGCGCGACTTCGCCGCCGGCGGCATGGAGAACACCAGCTGCACGCTGCTGAACGCCCGCATGGTGACGATGGACGCGCCCGAGGGGACGTTCGATGACCTGCTGAGCCACGAGCTGGCGCACCAGTGGTTCGGCGACCTGATCACGTGCAAGTCGTGGGACCACCTGTGGATTCAGGAAGGCTGGGCGACGTACTCCGAGGCCCTGTGGAACGCCCACAAGGGGTCGAAGGACGGCGAGGAGAAGGCCCGCGCGGCGTACCACAAGACCATCCTCTCGCTCGCCCGGAGCCAGCAGCGCCGCAACCGCGGCCACGCACCGGTCGCGCCCGCGGTCGTCAGCAACCGCTACAAGAACCCCGACAGCGTGTTCATGAAGTCCGACGACCCCTACTCCAAGGGCGCGATGGTGCTGCACATGCTGCGGCAGCGGCTGGGTGACAAGGCCTTCTTCGAGGGCACGACGCTTTTCCTGCGGCGGTTCGCGTACAAGAGCGTCGAGACCGACGACTACCGGCGCGTGCTCGAGGAGGTCTCGGGGCAGAGCCTGGAGCGGTTCTTCGACCAGTGGACGCGCCGGCCCGGGCTGCCGCGGCTCTCCGTGACGCAGGCGTGGGACGAGGCGAGCGGCATGCTGACCCTGAACGTCGAGCAGACCCAGAAGATCGACCGCCACAACCCCGCGTACGCCATCACCGTCCCGGTGCTGATCAAGCTGACCGACACCGATAGCCGCTGGCTGCACATCGACATGGACGCGCGCACCGCGAGCGGGTCGATCAAGCTGCCTGGAAAGCCCGTTGACCTGTCGGTTGACCCCAACCTGACCGTGCTCGCGGCCGTGAAGGTTGAGAAGCCCGAGGCGATGTGGCGGCACGAGGCCGAGCACGGCCCGACGCTCGCGGCCCGATGTCGTGCGGTCGACCACCTGCGCGCGGTCGACAGCCCGGGCGCGCAGGAACTGCTCGCACGAATCGCCTCTGACGCAAACGCCGATGAACTCCTCAAGCAGGCCGCGGCCGACGCGCTCGCCGCCCGCGACTAA
- a CDS encoding M1 family aminopeptidase, with the protein MPRLTHPTARTALSRVLLLALAADLALPALAGGGHEGCLEGRTLFVPAAKSAAFDEDSGRDLRNFPPHRLADLTHMRLEILIEDMNTPRFTATQSLRLAALGQPLETLTLDARGLSIASVAMAGRETRFSHDGRALTVTFAPALQPGEIGELITEYSANDPALGLIWTPESPAFPGRPAQLHTQGQPETNSFWFPCRDFPNERLTTELLVTVPAGYTVSGNGYLADRRREIRTAKTAAGDQRMRPYDTFHWVQDKPHVPYLVSLVVGKFDVVDVGSKQLSMPVYVPPGQGPWVQGTYGRTRDMVTFFERVTGQPYPWARYAQLVVWNFGAGGMENTSATTLYDTAVFRPDALIDHDLDGLISHELAHQWFGDLATCNSWEHIWLNEGFATYMTDLWFEHRDGRDRYEAEMIGQFDGVIGADKAEAPAAQGMASKVYTHPWEVFRRPANPYGKGASVLHMLRRELGDEQFFAGVRLYTQRYALKTTETSDLRYALEEVSGRSLEQFFTQWCTRPGVPLLTVTPAWDAASSTLTVTVEQTQPINGDNPAFEFDLPIAISTGSAALQQHEAAVTGRTATWSTKLDQEPVFIAVDPDMHVLAGITIKQEEPALLRQIANGPTLYSRVQACRTLSSQSGPVSMQAAAALSRVVHDRALHYRLRQEAVRALVARGAHADVRSLATTATDHWEVRVTTTEALAQVANSDPLKDNSRARDAIGAQLAERAAKDKSTKVRAAAIRALADAKTSHTLPAVLAALRVESQSDAIRQAALDALAKLDAPDTIQHAIAYSMPGNDSRTRPTAVAAMAKLARQNKDLAIRTLTDLLHDRQLRTQRAAGDALAEIDDPRAAEALRSAAEAPRSEEHRAMYSEWLEKIDAKSNGG; encoded by the coding sequence ATGCCCCGCCTGACCCACCCGACCGCCCGCACCGCCCTCTCGCGCGTGCTGCTGCTCGCTCTTGCCGCCGACCTCGCCCTCCCCGCGCTCGCGGGCGGCGGTCACGAGGGCTGCCTCGAAGGCCGCACCCTCTTCGTCCCCGCTGCCAAGTCCGCCGCGTTCGACGAGGACAGCGGGCGCGACCTGCGGAACTTCCCCCCGCACCGCCTCGCCGACCTCACGCACATGCGGCTGGAGATCCTGATCGAGGACATGAACACGCCGCGCTTCACGGCCACGCAGTCGCTGCGGCTCGCCGCCCTCGGCCAGCCGCTGGAGACGCTCACGCTCGATGCTCGCGGACTCAGCATCGCGTCGGTGGCGATGGCAGGGCGTGAAACGCGCTTCTCGCACGACGGGCGGGCGCTCACCGTCACGTTCGCGCCGGCGCTCCAGCCCGGCGAGATTGGCGAGCTCATCACCGAGTACAGCGCCAACGACCCGGCCCTCGGCCTGATCTGGACACCCGAGTCCCCCGCGTTCCCCGGCCGCCCCGCGCAGCTGCACACGCAAGGCCAGCCCGAGACCAACAGCTTCTGGTTCCCCTGCCGCGACTTCCCCAACGAGCGCCTGACGACCGAGCTGCTGGTGACCGTGCCCGCCGGCTACACCGTCAGCGGCAACGGCTACCTGGCGGATCGGCGCCGCGAGATCCGCACGGCGAAGACCGCCGCGGGCGACCAGCGGATGAGGCCCTACGACACGTTCCACTGGGTGCAGGACAAGCCGCACGTGCCGTACCTCGTGTCGCTGGTGGTCGGCAAGTTCGATGTGGTCGACGTCGGTTCCAAGCAGCTCTCGATGCCCGTGTACGTGCCGCCGGGCCAGGGCCCCTGGGTGCAGGGGACCTACGGCCGCACCAGGGACATGGTCACCTTCTTCGAGCGCGTCACCGGCCAGCCCTACCCCTGGGCGCGGTACGCGCAGCTGGTGGTGTGGAACTTCGGCGCCGGCGGCATGGAGAACACCTCGGCCACGACGCTGTACGACACGGCCGTGTTCCGCCCCGATGCCCTGATCGACCATGACCTCGACGGCCTGATCAGCCACGAGCTCGCGCACCAGTGGTTCGGCGACCTCGCGACGTGCAACTCGTGGGAGCACATCTGGCTCAACGAGGGCTTCGCGACCTACATGACCGACCTGTGGTTCGAGCACCGCGACGGGCGCGACCGCTACGAGGCCGAGATGATCGGCCAGTTCGACGGCGTGATCGGCGCGGACAAGGCTGAGGCGCCGGCCGCGCAGGGCATGGCCAGCAAGGTCTACACGCACCCGTGGGAAGTCTTCCGCCGCCCCGCGAACCCCTACGGCAAGGGCGCCTCGGTCCTCCACATGCTGCGCCGCGAGCTGGGCGATGAGCAGTTCTTCGCGGGCGTGCGGCTCTACACGCAGCGTTACGCCCTCAAGACCACCGAGACCTCGGACCTGCGCTACGCGCTCGAGGAGGTCTCCGGCCGCTCGCTCGAGCAGTTCTTCACCCAGTGGTGCACCCGCCCCGGCGTGCCGCTGCTGACCGTGACACCCGCCTGGGACGCGGCCAGCAGCACCCTGACCGTCACGGTCGAGCAGACTCAGCCGATCAACGGCGACAACCCGGCCTTCGAGTTCGACCTGCCTATCGCTATCAGCACCGGCTCCGCGGCCTTGCAGCAGCACGAGGCCGCGGTGACCGGCCGCACGGCCACCTGGTCAACCAAGCTCGACCAGGAGCCCGTGTTCATTGCGGTCGACCCCGACATGCACGTGCTCGCCGGGATCACCATCAAGCAGGAGGAGCCCGCCCTGCTGCGGCAGATCGCCAATGGTCCCACGCTCTACAGCCGCGTGCAGGCGTGCCGCACGCTTTCTTCGCAGAGCGGGCCGGTATCGATGCAGGCCGCCGCTGCCCTCAGCCGCGTCGTGCACGACCGTGCCCTCCATTATCGACTGCGGCAGGAGGCCGTGCGTGCACTTGTCGCTCGCGGCGCCCACGCCGACGTGCGATCCCTCGCCACCACCGCGACCGACCACTGGGAGGTGCGCGTCACCACCACCGAGGCCCTCGCCCAGGTCGCCAACTCCGATCCGCTGAAGGACAACTCTCGCGCCCGCGACGCCATCGGGGCACAGCTCGCCGAGCGCGCCGCCAAGGACAAGAGCACCAAGGTCCGCGCCGCAGCCATCCGCGCTCTTGCCGACGCGAAGACCTCGCACACACTGCCCGCCGTGCTCGCGGCTCTCAGAGTGGAATCACAGAGCGATGCCATCCGCCAGGCCGCGCTCGACGCCCTCGCCAAGCTCGACGCCCCCGACACCATCCAGCACGCGATCGCCTACAGCATGCCGGGCAACGACTCGCGTACACGCCCCACGGCCGTGGCCGCGATGGCGAAGCTCGCGCGTCAGAACAAGGACCTGGCCATCCGCACCCTCACCGACCTGCTGCACGACCGCCAGCTGCGCACTCAACGCGCGGCCGGCGACGCGCTGGCGGAGATTGACGACCCCCGCGCCGCAGAGGCGCTGCGCAGTGCCGCCGAAGCCCCGCGCTCCGAGGAGCACCGGGCGATGTACAGCGAGTGGCTGGAGAAGATCGACGCAAAGAGCAACGGCGGGTGA
- the kdsB gene encoding 3-deoxy-manno-octulosonate cytidylyltransferase produces the protein MPPIIAIIPARMASTRLPGKMLLDRTGNPLVEHVYEAVKRAGSLSRVVVATDDRRIEEAVKGFGGDAVMTSIEHPNGTSRLAEAAARLRLGDDAVVVNVQGDEPEIEPAVIDAAVEVMLSGGCEVATVASPFMPGEDPANPNIVKVVTGADRHALYFSRSLIPHPRAGGTAVAPLKHVGLYVYQRAFLSQYVHLPPTPLEQCEMLEQLRVLEHGYRIGVAVRACATQGIDTPEQYEAFVARWKARRG, from the coding sequence TTGCCGCCGATCATCGCCATCATCCCGGCCCGCATGGCCTCGACGCGTCTGCCGGGGAAGATGCTGCTTGATCGCACCGGGAACCCGCTGGTGGAGCACGTGTACGAGGCGGTGAAGCGGGCGGGGTCGCTGTCGCGGGTGGTGGTGGCGACCGACGACCGGCGGATCGAGGAGGCGGTGAAGGGGTTCGGCGGCGACGCGGTGATGACGAGCATCGAGCATCCCAATGGGACGAGCCGGCTGGCGGAGGCCGCGGCGAGGCTGCGGCTCGGTGATGATGCGGTGGTCGTGAATGTGCAGGGGGATGAGCCGGAGATCGAGCCCGCGGTGATCGACGCGGCGGTTGAGGTGATGCTCAGCGGCGGGTGTGAGGTCGCCACGGTGGCGTCGCCCTTCATGCCCGGCGAGGACCCGGCGAATCCAAATATTGTGAAGGTCGTGACGGGGGCGGACCGGCACGCGCTGTACTTCTCGCGGTCGCTGATCCCGCACCCGCGGGCGGGCGGGACGGCGGTCGCGCCGCTGAAGCACGTGGGGCTGTACGTGTACCAGCGGGCGTTCCTGTCGCAGTACGTGCACCTGCCGCCGACGCCGCTGGAGCAGTGCGAGATGCTCGAGCAGCTGCGCGTCCTGGAGCACGGGTACCGGATCGGCGTGGCGGTGAGGGCGTGCGCAACGCAGGGGATTGATACCCCGGAGCAGTATGAGGCGTTTGTCGCGCGTTGGAAGGCGCGGCGGGGCTAA
- a CDS encoding peptide deformylase → MPPDPANPAPIDPKSLRLRTYPDPILRQKARPVPQVNDEVRAVAKAMLRIMVEEEGIGLAAPQVGLPWRLFVVDIPEGEGRSATGDPHANPPTPPSATHGPQVYINPVLSKPTGGVEPYEEGCLSLPDIRGDVLRPPTITITALDIEGNQFTHTATGLLARCWQHEFDHLDGVLIIDKMTAPYRLKNRSAIRDLEREAL, encoded by the coding sequence ATGCCCCCCGATCCCGCCAATCCCGCACCCATCGACCCCAAGTCCCTCCGCCTCCGCACCTACCCCGACCCCATCCTGCGGCAGAAGGCCCGCCCCGTCCCGCAGGTGAACGACGAGGTACGCGCGGTCGCCAAGGCCATGCTGCGCATCATGGTCGAGGAGGAGGGCATCGGCCTCGCCGCCCCCCAGGTCGGGCTCCCCTGGCGGCTCTTCGTGGTTGACATCCCCGAGGGCGAGGGCCGCTCCGCAACCGGCGACCCCCACGCAAACCCGCCCACCCCCCCCAGCGCCACCCACGGCCCGCAGGTCTACATCAACCCCGTCCTGTCGAAACCCACCGGCGGCGTCGAGCCCTATGAAGAAGGCTGCCTCAGCCTCCCCGACATCCGCGGCGACGTCCTCCGCCCACCCACCATCACCATCACCGCCCTCGACATCGAGGGCAACCAGTTCACCCACACCGCCACCGGCCTCCTCGCCCGCTGCTGGCAGCACGAGTTCGACCACCTCGACGGCGTCCTCATCATCGACAAGATGACGGCGCCCTACAGGCTCAAAAACAGAAGCGCCATCAGGGACCTGGAACGCGAAGCCCTCTAG